Proteins from one Aythya fuligula isolate bAytFul2 chromosome 11, bAytFul2.pri, whole genome shotgun sequence genomic window:
- the LCTL gene encoding lactase-like protein encodes MTKLTGMKIYTLRTWYTLVLALHLNTAEDFQWTKINPSSFYYGTFPPGFSWGVGSSAYQTEGAWDVDGKGPSIWDAFTHTKGKVFRNETGDSACDGYYKVQDDIQLLKELNVNHYLLSISWPRIMPTGIKKLNEKGIQFYNDTINSLLESSIIPIVSLYHWDLPQVLQEKYGGWQNISMINYFNDYANLCFEKFGDRVKHWITFSNPWAVAEKGYETGEHAPGLKLGGCGAYKAAHHIIKTHAKVWHSYNNTWRSEQQGMVGISLTTGWGEPIDPHSQADIDAAERYIQFHLGWFANPIYRGDYPEAMKNYVGRKSAQQGLGTSRLPTFSVQEKIYIKGTSDFLGIGHFTTRYVTQKSFPSLQVSSYHMDQDLAELVDPKWPAPGSKWLYSVPWGFRRLLNFIKTQYGNPLIYVTENGVSEKVQCTQLCDEWRIEYLKGYINEILKALNDGVNVRGYTAWSLLDKFEWNKGFSERFGFYHVDFKNKNKPRYPKASVDYYKNIISANGFPNPREVENWHQKAMDTCSITHQLLDADSLVTHMEMVTEIVLPTIFTLCILISIVLLLFFLQNHS; translated from the exons ATGACAAAATTAACAGGGATGAAAATTTACACTTTGAGAACATGGTATACGCTCGTGCTGGCACTACATCTGAACACTGCTGAAGATTTCCAGTGGACAAAGATTAATCCCAGCTCCTTCTATTACGGCACTTTTCCACCTG GCTTTTCATGGGGCGTTGGAAGTTCTGCGTATCAGACTGAAGGGGCCTGGGACGTGGACGGGAAAGGACCAAGTATCTGGGATGCTTTTACTCACACAAAAGGGAAAgtgttcagaaatgaaacaggaGATTCAGCCTGTGATGGCTACTACAAAGTTCAG GATGACATTCAGCTACTGAAGGAGCTTAACGTTAATCACTATCTACTCTCTATCTCATGGCCTCGGATTATGCCCACTGGCATCAAAA AACTGAACGAGAAAGGAATACAGTTCTACAATGACACAATCAACAGTCTTCTGGAAAGCAGCATTATCCCCATCGTGAGCCTCTACCACTGGGATCTTCCACAG GTTCTCCAAGAAAAGTATGGTGGCTGGCAAAATATAAGcatgataaattattttaatgattatGCCAACCTATGCTTTGAGAAGTTTGGTGACCGTGTGAAGCACTGGATTACTTTTAGCAATCCGTGG GCAGTTGCTGAAAAAGGTTATGAAACAGGAGAGCATGCACCAGGACTGAAGCTCGGTGGATGTGGAGCATACAAAGCAGCACACCATataattaaa ACTCACGCAAAGGTTTGGCACTCTTACAATAACACTTGGCGTAGTGAGCAGCAAG gtatGGTTGGAATTTCCCTAACCACTGGCTGGGGTGAACCCATTGATCCTCACAGCCAAGCAGACATCGATGCAGCTGAAAGATACATACAGTTTCATTTGGGATGGTTTGCAAATCCAATTTACAGAGGAGACTATCCAGAAGCGATGAAAAATTATGTTG gTAGGAAGAGTGCCCAGCAGGGCCTGGGGACATCAAGGTTACCGACTTTCTCAGTGCAAgagaaaatttatattaaaggCACATCGGATTTCCTGGGAATAGGCCATTTCACTACCCGGTACGTTACACAGAAGAGCTTTCCATCTCTACAAGTGTCCAGTTACCACATGGACCAGGATCTGGCAGAACTGGTGGACCCAAAATGGCCAGCTCCAGGCTCGAAGTGGCTATACTCTGTGCCCTGGGGATTCAGAAGATTGCTCAACTTCATTAAG ACACAGTATGGAAACCCTCTCATTTATGTGACAGAGAATGGAGTTTCAGAAAAGGTACAGTGCACTCAACTGTGTGATGAATGGCGGATAGAGTATCTGAAAGGATATATTAATGAAATACTAAAag CTCTCAATGACGGTGTTAATGTAAGAGGCTATACTGCCTGGTCTCTGTTGGATAAGTTTGAATGGAACAAAGGTTTCTCTGAAAGATTTGGATTTTATCACGTTGAtttcaaaaacaagaacaaaccaCGATACCCAAAAGCATCTGTTGActactataaaaatattattagtgCAAATGGCTTCCCAAATCCAAGAGAG GTGGAAAACTGGCATCAAAAGGCCATGGACACTTGTTCTATCACACACCAGCTCCTTGATGCAG ATTCCTTGGTTACTCATATGGAAATGGTGACAGAGATCGTTCTTCCTACAATTTTCACGCTCTGCATACTCATCAGTATTGTCCTACTGCTCTTCTTCCTTCAAAATCATAGCTAA